The Kocuria sp. TGY1127_2 genome includes a window with the following:
- a CDS encoding enoyl-CoA hydratase, which yields MSEKTTTADEKGSSQETAVIRTETRGGVGIIRLNRPKALNALNYETMVAVVDAAQAWERDEDISVIVLTGSEKAFAAGADIKEMSSKSYMEMYASDWFAQWQRLTQVRLPIVAAVNGYALGGGCELAMMCDIIIAGEGAKFGQPEINLGVIPGMGGSQRLTHAVGKAKAMDMILTARNMGAEEAERAGLVSRVVADDHVVDTALQIADTIAKKSRPVAMIAKESVGMAFETPLAQGLTFERRVFHSLFATEDQKEGMSAFSERRDAEFENR from the coding sequence ATGAGCGAAAAGACTACGACGGCAGACGAAAAGGGATCGTCGCAAGAGACGGCCGTCATCCGGACTGAGACCCGAGGCGGTGTCGGCATCATCCGGCTCAACCGTCCCAAGGCTCTCAACGCATTGAACTACGAGACCATGGTAGCCGTCGTCGACGCCGCACAGGCCTGGGAGCGCGACGAGGATATTTCCGTGATCGTTCTGACCGGATCGGAAAAGGCCTTTGCCGCGGGTGCTGACATCAAGGAAATGTCATCCAAAAGCTACATGGAGATGTACGCGAGCGACTGGTTTGCCCAGTGGCAACGGCTTACGCAGGTTCGATTGCCTATCGTTGCTGCGGTCAATGGATATGCGCTGGGCGGCGGCTGCGAGCTGGCGATGATGTGCGACATCATCATTGCCGGTGAGGGCGCCAAATTCGGCCAGCCGGAAATCAACCTCGGGGTGATTCCCGGAATGGGCGGTTCCCAACGATTGACCCACGCCGTCGGCAAGGCCAAAGCCATGGACATGATTCTGACGGCCCGGAACATGGGCGCGGAAGAGGCCGAACGCGCGGGATTGGTTTCCCGCGTCGTCGCGGACGACCACGTCGTGGACACGGCACTCCAGATCGCGGACACGATTGCGAAGAAGTCCCGACCCGTCGCGATGATCGCCAAGGAGTCGGTCGGAATGGCCTTCGAAACCCCCTTGGCCCAGGGGCTGACCTTCGAACGTCGAGTATTCCACTCGCTCTTCGCGACCGAGGACCAGAAGGAAGGCATGTCTGCTTTCTCGGAGCGCCGCGACGCCGAATTCGAGAACAGGTAG
- the mmsB gene encoding 3-hydroxyisobutyrate dehydrogenase, producing MKIAFLGLGNMGGHMARNLKEADHDVVAFDLAEPARQASEKDGLNIASSGEEAVADAEVVITMFPAGKHVIAAYQGQNNDGLLAAAPQNTLFIDCSTISVDEAREAAELVHQAGHRAVDAPVSGGTAGAEAGTLTFMVGGPQENFDAAHPLFDAMGRKVVHCGNNGAGQAAKCCNNMLLAITTIGACEAFTLGEKLGLTDQALFDVMSTSAAQCWSVTTNCPVPGPVPENPASNGYKPGFATALMAKDLGLALAALESTQTDASFGRAAHKAYSEFLDSGHGDLDFSAIIQTMRENQA from the coding sequence ATGAAGATTGCATTCCTGGGCCTAGGCAACATGGGCGGCCATATGGCGCGGAACCTCAAGGAGGCTGACCACGACGTCGTGGCCTTCGACCTCGCCGAGCCCGCACGCCAGGCCTCCGAGAAAGACGGACTCAACATCGCTTCTTCCGGCGAGGAGGCCGTGGCGGACGCAGAGGTCGTCATCACGATGTTTCCGGCCGGCAAGCACGTTATTGCCGCTTATCAAGGACAGAATAACGACGGTCTCCTGGCCGCGGCCCCACAGAACACCCTCTTCATCGACTGCTCGACCATCAGCGTGGACGAAGCACGCGAAGCGGCGGAATTGGTCCACCAAGCCGGACATCGAGCCGTGGATGCGCCCGTTTCCGGTGGAACCGCCGGAGCCGAGGCAGGCACCTTGACCTTCATGGTCGGCGGTCCGCAGGAAAATTTCGACGCCGCCCACCCGCTGTTCGACGCGATGGGACGGAAAGTCGTGCACTGTGGGAACAACGGGGCAGGCCAGGCCGCGAAGTGCTGCAATAATATGTTGCTCGCGATCACGACCATCGGCGCGTGCGAAGCCTTTACCCTGGGCGAGAAGTTGGGCCTGACAGACCAGGCGCTCTTCGACGTCATGTCCACCTCAGCCGCCCAGTGCTGGTCGGTCACGACCAACTGTCCGGTCCCCGGACCCGTCCCGGAGAACCCGGCCAGCAACGGCTACAAACCCGGATTCGCGACCGCTCTGATGGCCAAGGACCTCGGGCTCGCCCTCGCGGCCCTGGAATCCACGCAGACCGACGCATCCTTCGGCAGGGCAGCGCACAAAGCCTATTCTGAGTTCCTGGACAGCGGCCACGGAGATCTCGACTTTTCCGCGATCATCCAAACGATGAGGGAGAATCAAGCATGA
- a CDS encoding enoyl-CoA hydratase/isomerase family protein, translating to MADKQQEPSVLTEVRGHLGVITLNRPRAVNALNVEMIQLINKALDDFEYDANVKSVAVVGSGERGLCSGGDVVALYKAATGGDRSQGTDFFRHEYDFDYRISRYPKPYVAIMNGLVLGGGIGLSVPGSHRVVTESTRTGMPETGIGFSPDVGGLNYLSKAPGQAGRHMALTGLHVDGGDAIHAGLADFYVPDAAVEDLLRSLESVENPGAVATTIQDFVVEPPRSELEEAASWIDEDYAADCVEEILQNLEARVEKEPDNELANKALKALRRNSPTGMKTALEGLHRAKDQSLAETLVQDFRTSGNALLAHDMAEGIRAQVIDKDRNPQWQPQTLEEVSREIVLGFFDPVPGYEDLQLPE from the coding sequence ATGGCGGATAAGCAGCAGGAGCCCAGCGTTCTGACCGAGGTCCGGGGGCACCTCGGGGTCATCACCCTCAACCGCCCGCGCGCGGTCAATGCATTGAACGTTGAGATGATCCAGCTGATCAACAAAGCGTTGGACGACTTCGAATACGACGCCAACGTCAAGTCGGTCGCCGTCGTCGGGTCAGGTGAACGAGGCCTCTGCTCGGGCGGGGACGTCGTCGCTCTGTACAAGGCCGCCACGGGCGGAGACCGGAGCCAGGGAACCGACTTCTTCCGCCACGAGTACGACTTCGATTACCGTATTTCGCGTTATCCCAAGCCGTATGTCGCCATCATGAACGGTCTGGTTCTGGGAGGCGGCATCGGGCTGTCCGTGCCGGGCTCGCACCGGGTCGTCACCGAGTCCACGCGGACAGGTATGCCGGAGACTGGAATCGGTTTCTCCCCTGACGTCGGAGGTCTCAACTACCTCTCCAAGGCGCCAGGACAGGCTGGTCGACACATGGCATTGACCGGGTTGCATGTCGACGGAGGGGACGCCATCCACGCGGGACTCGCCGATTTCTACGTTCCGGATGCGGCGGTCGAAGACTTGCTCCGGAGCCTCGAGAGTGTAGAGAATCCTGGCGCCGTCGCCACCACGATCCAGGACTTCGTGGTCGAACCTCCCCGTTCCGAACTCGAGGAAGCCGCCTCGTGGATCGACGAGGACTACGCGGCGGACTGCGTCGAGGAAATCCTTCAGAACCTCGAGGCGCGTGTCGAGAAGGAACCGGACAACGAGCTGGCAAACAAGGCACTCAAGGCTCTGCGCCGCAACAGCCCTACGGGCATGAAAACCGCCCTCGAAGGATTGCACCGGGCGAAGGACCAGAGCCTTGCGGAAACCTTGGTTCAAGACTTCCGCACCAGCGGAAACGCGCTGTTGGCCCACGATATGGCCGAGGGCATCCGCGCGCAGGTGATCGACAAAGATCGCAACCCCCAGTGGCAACCGCAGACACTCGAAGAAGTGAGCCGGGAAATAGTTCTCGGATTCTTCGACCCGGTCCCCGGGTACGAAGATCTGCAATTGCCCGAGTAA